The sequence GTCTCGGCCAATATCAGAGGCAAGGAAGCGTTCTAGACATAGCCTGCGCACGAGGGTATATTTCGATAGATTTGGACGGTTGGAGGGGTAAATGACGGTTTCTAAAAGGACGGTGCAGGCCATGGAGGAGGGCGGCTGGATACGCCGCATGTTCGAGATTGGCATCGAATTGAAGAAGAAGCACGGGCCTATGAAAGTGTTCGACCTGTCGCTGGGGAACCCGGTGGTGGAGCCGCCGAAGCGGTTCAACGAGCGATTGAAGCAACTGGCGCTTTCGTCGACGCCGGGGACGCATAGGTACATGCCGAACGCGGGGTATCCGGAGGTGCGGGCGAGGGTGGCGCAGTCGATAGCGCGAGAGACGGGGCTGCCGTTTACTGCGGGTGAGGTAGTGATGACGTGCGGGGCAGCGGGCGCGCTTAACGTGATTTTTGAGACTATCCTCAATCCCAACGATGAGGTAGTTATCTTCGCCCCATTCTTTGGCGAGTTCACTTTTTACATCGAGAACCATCGAGGGAAGGCTATCATCTGCCCTACCAACGACTCGTTTCTGCCTGACCTGGCGGCGCTGGAAGAGCTCATCACGAAAAAGACCAGGGCCGTGCTGATTAACTCGCCAAACAACCCTTCCGGCGTTATGTACCCGGAAGATGTCATTAAAGGGATAGGCGAACTTCTCGGCAAGAAGGAGAAGCAGTTTGGCACAGAGATATTTCTTATAAGCGACGAGCCTTACCGGCGCCTAATCTTCGACGGGCTGAAGTACCCGCGTATCTTCGGGCATCATCAGGCATCGATTGCTGTACATTCGCACTCCAAGGACCTGGCGATACCCGGGGAGCGCATAGGGTATATCGCGGTCAATCCCGGGTATGAGGACCGGGCGCAGCTTGTGGACGGGGCGATTTTTTGGAATCGAAGCCTGGGTTTTGTGAACGCGCCGGCGATTATTCAGATGGCGGTGGCGGACTTGCAGGGGACGTCGGTGGACGTGATGGAGTACCAGAAGAAGCGAGACTTCCTCTACGGCCAACTGACGGAGATGGGGTACCAGATTGTGAAGCCCCAGGGGGCGTTTTATATGTTCCCGAAGTCGCCTATTGAAGACGACGTGGAGTTTGTGGGGGCATTGCAGGAGTGGAACGTGCTGACGGTGCCGGGGAAGGGGTTTGGCGCGCCCGGGTTCTTCCGCATATCGTACTGCGTGGAGGACTGGGTGCTGCAGGGGGCGATGAAGGGGTTCGCCGAGGCGGCGAAGAAGTTTGGGGTGTAGGCAACCGTTTGGTAGGGGCGGGAATTTCTCTATCTCCAGGCGTTTGTTTCACGTACAGCCTTTGTATAAGCGGGATGCCCTCATCACCCTTAATCCCTCTTCTCCCGACTACGGGAGAAGAGGGAAAGAATAAAGAAATACCACAACCCCCTCCTTCGACCAGGCTCAGGACGGCGTCTAACTCCCCCTTCGCCTTTCAGGCCGAAGGGGGAGAACCAGATGGAAGACCCCACGCCCCACCCGTTAAAAAGGCCTGTAGTTTCTCATAAAGCGGCCTTCATGAAAGAAAAAGAGACTCAGAGATCCCTTGATCTATATCGCAGTTCAACAGGAGAGAGGGCCAGATAGTATTGGATGCCTTACGGTGCTACTTGATTCCTAATATACGCAGAAAATGTAACCGGCTGTAGTTTAGGCTTTGGGCCTGGTGGAGAGGCCGGCGGCTTTGAACCGTTTGGCGTTTTCCTTGTAATGCTCGGCGGCTGAATTAATTCGGTTTTTGAGCTTGGGTTTTAAGGGGTGGATTTTCCCGGGGACGCCTACGACGACGGAGTTGGGGGGCACAATGGTGTTAGCCAGGACTACGGCGCCGGCGCCGATGACGCAGTTGTCGCCAATCTCTGCGTTTTCCAGCAGGACAGCGTTGACGCCGATCATGACGTTGCTGCCGACTTTGTGGCAGTGGAGGACGGCACCGTGGGTAACAGTCACGTTGTCGCCGACCTCCAGGTAGTCGTCGGCGTGGAGGACGCAGTTGTCCTGGATGTTGGTGTTGCTGCCGACGGTGATGCGTCCGTAGTCGCCGCGAAGGACCGCGCCGGGCCAGACGCTAGAGTTTTCGCCGATGGTGACATCGCCGACGATATAAGCGGCCTCGCTGACGAAGGCGGTGGGATGGACGCGAGGGGTCTTTTCATCCAAGCTTCGGATCATTAACAGTCTCCTTAGGCTTTGTAGGGATACGTCAGAAAATACTATCACCCCCACGGGTGTGGGGGTGATAGCGATCTGGCTATGTTAGAGGGCTGAGGCCCTGTTAACTGAGGGGACTTACTTCTTTTCGACGACGAGGACGGGGGTGGAGACGATGGTCTCTTGACCGCCCTGGCCCCGCTTGACCTGCATGGTCACGACGCCGCACTTGGTGACGGGGACGGTGACGTCGTCAACGAAGCCGCCGGTGTCGTCAGGGAAGCCGGCGCCGACGAAGATCTGGCCGGTGGTGGTGCGGACGGAGATGAGGACTACGTCGCCTTTCTCGAAGCCGCCGGCGATAACGTCGAAGGTGACGTTGCCGGTGCAGCCGGGCCTTTCGACACGGGCGGGGTCAACCACGGCGGAGGGGACACGGCCCAGGCCTGTCGCAGCGCTGCCACTGCCGGAGCCGGCGCCGCGCACAACGGAAATACCGAGGACAAGGACTAAAATGCTGACTAGAAGTACGATTATGGTAGCTTTGGAACCCAGGAAGCGATTCATCTAACCTCCTTACGGATGCTTCGTTGTCGAAATTTCTACGCTGAAGGGCCTCTGCTGGATGTCTTGCCTTTAGATTAGTTATTGAGGATTAATACTATAGGCTTTGTTGAGGACATCGCTTACGTTTTCTAGCTTTGGCGCCCCTTCGAGAGCCGCCGAATCGTAGCATAGGCA is a genomic window of SAR202 cluster bacterium containing:
- a CDS encoding pyridoxal phosphate-dependent aminotransferase, yielding MTVSKRTVQAMEEGGWIRRMFEIGIELKKKHGPMKVFDLSLGNPVVEPPKRFNERLKQLALSSTPGTHRYMPNAGYPEVRARVAQSIARETGLPFTAGEVVMTCGAAGALNVIFETILNPNDEVVIFAPFFGEFTFYIENHRGKAIICPTNDSFLPDLAALEELITKKTRAVLINSPNNPSGVMYPEDVIKGIGELLGKKEKQFGTEIFLISDEPYRRLIFDGLKYPRIFGHHQASIAVHSHSKDLAIPGERIGYIAVNPGYEDRAQLVDGAIFWNRSLGFVNAPAIIQMAVADLQGTSVDVMEYQKKRDFLYGQLTEMGYQIVKPQGAFYMFPKSPIEDDVEFVGALQEWNVLTVPGKGFGAPGFFRISYCVEDWVLQGAMKGFAEAAKKFGV
- a CDS encoding gamma carbonic anhydrase family protein, with product MIRSLDEKTPRVHPTAFVSEAAYIVGDVTIGENSSVWPGAVLRGDYGRITVGSNTNIQDNCVLHADDYLEVGDNVTVTHGAVLHCHKVGSNVMIGVNAVLLENAEIGDNCVIGAGAVVLANTIVPPNSVVVGVPGKIHPLKPKLKNRINSAAEHYKENAKRFKAAGLSTRPKA